From the genome of Gemmatimonas phototrophica, one region includes:
- a CDS encoding helicase C-terminal domain-containing protein has product MLGESGEARLLPKAAAAIRTQIKLHGGNEVCFVCTLDEDGHLATARKVAAGDVQSVLALPGVAERGEVLVHNHPSGELTPSDADMEVAYRLHGNGVGFAIVDNEATRVYFVTEVPTSKALVHVDADAVDVALGPYGLIAQAMRQVHGAREYEDRPSQRAMAVQVTAAFNEGGVALLEAGTGVGKSLGYLVPALRWAAANGERTIVSTNTITLQEQLVAKDLPFLQRALSDQPVRFALLKGWRNYLCLYRLEQAQGAGAALFEDNATEEVAKIAEWALRTKDGSLSDLATAPRPDVWDEVAAEPDLCGRLKCSFYNDCFLFKARKEAANADVVVVNHHLLLSDLAVRRQAQNWDDAAVLPAYKRLVVDEGHHLEDAAASHLGSSITRRALARMFNRLERRGKGLLPALSARLAGSKDLLSVASLDLVNERLFSSAVTARDRVQLLFELLGAVLEMQGTPVMRLTGEFQQHDLWRNGIDSTLKELLNEIDALATGLKVVRERLESDQKRAEELAPLLNEVRAVMRRLGSAGDALAKGLMPPADGPPVVRWMEFQGKPTAPERNLAVHCVPLDLAPVLREDLFERVETAVITSATLSTHGGFDFLEQRLGIDDARRSKRTAVFPSPFDYPTQAMLVVPTDLPAPNENAREHFAAVSRHLRDLMTASDGGIFALFTSHRDVREMAEWLRGPGNGGGWPLLVHGEEPRDILLQRFRDAGRAVLLGTATFWEGVDVPGDALRGLLIAKLPFRVPTEPMVAAQCEAIEARGGNSFGEFMLPHASLRLKQGFGRLIRTGTDAGVVVLSDPRVVTKRYGRELLDALPPAKRVVGAWGDIRGEVSRFYRQRRPQP; this is encoded by the coding sequence ATGCTGGGGGAATCTGGTGAAGCGCGGCTGCTGCCCAAGGCCGCTGCCGCCATTCGTACGCAAATCAAACTGCATGGGGGCAACGAAGTCTGCTTCGTGTGCACCCTTGATGAGGACGGGCACCTGGCCACCGCGCGCAAGGTGGCGGCGGGCGACGTGCAGAGTGTGCTGGCGCTCCCCGGCGTGGCCGAGCGCGGCGAAGTGTTGGTGCACAATCATCCGTCGGGTGAACTCACGCCCAGTGATGCCGACATGGAAGTGGCCTACCGTCTGCATGGCAACGGGGTGGGCTTTGCGATTGTCGACAACGAGGCCACGCGCGTCTACTTCGTGACCGAAGTGCCTACCAGCAAGGCACTGGTACACGTGGACGCGGATGCGGTAGATGTGGCGCTGGGCCCTTACGGCCTCATTGCGCAGGCCATGCGTCAGGTACACGGCGCGCGGGAGTACGAAGACCGCCCCAGCCAGCGCGCCATGGCGGTGCAGGTCACGGCCGCGTTCAACGAAGGTGGCGTCGCATTGCTGGAAGCCGGCACCGGCGTGGGCAAGTCGTTGGGCTATCTGGTGCCCGCCTTGCGTTGGGCCGCCGCCAATGGTGAACGCACCATTGTAAGCACCAACACCATCACGCTGCAGGAGCAGTTGGTGGCCAAGGATTTGCCGTTCCTGCAGCGTGCGCTCAGCGATCAGCCGGTTCGCTTCGCGTTGCTCAAGGGGTGGCGCAATTATCTCTGTCTCTATCGGCTGGAGCAGGCCCAGGGCGCCGGCGCGGCACTCTTTGAGGACAACGCCACCGAGGAGGTGGCGAAGATTGCCGAGTGGGCGCTGCGCACCAAAGATGGGTCGCTTTCCGACCTGGCCACCGCGCCGCGCCCTGACGTGTGGGATGAAGTCGCTGCCGAGCCGGATTTGTGTGGGCGGCTCAAGTGCTCGTTCTACAACGACTGCTTTCTCTTCAAGGCGCGCAAGGAAGCGGCCAACGCCGACGTCGTGGTCGTGAACCATCATCTGCTGCTCTCCGATCTGGCCGTGCGGCGTCAGGCGCAGAATTGGGATGATGCGGCCGTGTTGCCGGCGTACAAGCGTCTGGTGGTGGACGAGGGGCACCATCTCGAAGACGCGGCAGCGTCACACCTGGGCAGCTCCATCACCCGTCGGGCGTTGGCCCGCATGTTCAATCGGCTCGAACGGCGCGGCAAGGGACTCTTGCCTGCGTTGTCGGCACGACTGGCGGGGAGCAAGGATCTGCTCAGCGTCGCCAGTCTCGACCTCGTGAACGAACGCTTGTTCTCAAGTGCCGTGACGGCGCGCGATCGTGTGCAGCTGTTGTTTGAACTCCTTGGCGCCGTGCTCGAAATGCAAGGCACGCCCGTCATGCGCCTCACGGGTGAGTTTCAACAGCACGACCTGTGGCGCAACGGCATTGATAGCACGCTCAAGGAACTGCTCAACGAAATCGATGCGCTGGCCACCGGCCTCAAGGTGGTACGCGAACGTTTAGAGAGTGACCAGAAACGCGCCGAAGAGCTGGCCCCGTTGCTGAACGAAGTGCGCGCCGTCATGCGGCGGCTGGGGAGCGCTGGAGATGCCCTGGCCAAGGGGCTCATGCCCCCGGCCGACGGGCCGCCCGTGGTGCGCTGGATGGAGTTTCAGGGCAAGCCCACGGCCCCCGAACGCAATCTGGCCGTGCATTGTGTTCCGCTCGATCTGGCGCCCGTATTGCGCGAAGATCTGTTCGAGCGGGTGGAGACCGCGGTGATCACCAGTGCCACCCTGTCCACCCACGGCGGCTTTGATTTTCTCGAGCAACGCTTGGGCATTGATGACGCTCGGCGCAGCAAGCGCACGGCCGTGTTCCCGTCGCCCTTCGATTATCCCACGCAGGCCATGCTGGTGGTGCCAACGGACCTGCCGGCGCCGAACGAGAATGCGCGTGAGCATTTCGCGGCGGTATCGCGGCATCTGCGCGATCTCATGACCGCCAGTGACGGCGGCATCTTCGCGCTGTTCACCAGTCACCGCGATGTGCGCGAGATGGCCGAGTGGTTGCGCGGGCCGGGCAACGGCGGTGGGTGGCCGTTGCTCGTGCACGGCGAAGAGCCGCGCGACATTCTGCTGCAGCGGTTCCGCGACGCGGGGCGCGCGGTGCTGCTGGGCACCGCGACGTTCTGGGAAGGGGTGGACGTTCCCGGTGATGCGCTGCGCGGGCTGCTCATTGCCAAGCTGCCGTTCCGCGTGCCCACCGAGCCCATGGTGGCCGCGCAGTGCGAAGCCATTGAAGCGCGTGGCGGCAACAGCTTTGGAGAGTTCATGCTGCCGCACGCGTCGTTGCGGCTCAAGCAGGGCTTTGGCCGACTTATTCGCACGGGGACCGACGCCGGGGTGGTGGTGCTGAGTGATCCCCGAGTGGTGACCAAGCGCTACGGACGCGAATTGCTCGACGCCCTGCCGCCGGCGAAGCGAGTGGTTGGGGCATGGGGGGACATCCGTGGTGAAGTGTCCCGCTTTTATCGGCAACGACGGCCCCAGCCATAG
- a CDS encoding fumarylacetoacetate hydrolase family protein: MKPSKIVCVGRNYLAHAREMGNDVPKEPLLFLKPTSSIIAEGEAIVLHPVSTHIEYEGEVAIVMGARLSKAQSEAEAVAAIGGVVALNDVTARDLQKNDGQWARAKGLDTFCPIGTPVPAPADLDSIELITRLNGTVVQHAKAGEMAFKIPFLLHYISQYLTLEAGDIVATGTPAGVSPIKPGDVVEVELVGLSRVSNPVVAGA; encoded by the coding sequence ATGAAGCCGTCCAAGATCGTCTGTGTTGGCCGTAACTACCTCGCGCACGCCCGGGAAATGGGCAACGATGTGCCCAAGGAACCCTTGCTGTTCCTCAAGCCGACGTCGTCCATCATTGCCGAGGGTGAGGCCATTGTGCTGCACCCGGTGTCCACGCACATCGAGTACGAGGGCGAAGTCGCCATTGTCATGGGTGCGCGCCTCAGCAAGGCCCAGAGCGAGGCCGAGGCCGTGGCGGCCATTGGCGGGGTGGTGGCGCTCAACGACGTGACCGCCCGCGACCTGCAGAAGAACGACGGGCAATGGGCCCGCGCCAAGGGGTTGGACACCTTCTGCCCCATCGGCACGCCCGTCCCCGCACCGGCGGATCTCGACAGCATTGAACTGATTACCCGTCTCAACGGTACGGTGGTGCAGCACGCCAAGGCCGGCGAGATGGCGTTCAAGATCCCGTTTCTGCTGCACTACATCTCCCAGTACCTCACCCTTGAGGCGGGGGATATTGTGGCTACTGGTACGCCGGCCGGGGTCAGCCCCATCAAGCCCGGGGATGTGGTGGAAGTGGAACTGGTTGGGCTGAGCCGGGTGTCAAATCCTGTAGTCGCCGGCGCCTGA